atctttcattgttcaacaacgcacagaagaaatctctcaccggcaccaccttggaggtcaaaatgttatacttgttacacactactacaacggctacgagggacgaacgggtgctgctataaggagcttcgcccctaaaaaagaactTCGAATCTTTGCTTTCTaaatttctttcctctttttagtTGTGTGAAAGCTATGACACCTTTAGGCAGTTGCAAGCGCCGCGAACCTGAATGCGTGCAGCAATGACCGCTCAAATTGTGATGCCAATCTTTAACGTGAAACTATCAGGGCCGGTACCGATGCTATATCTAAGAACAAGCGCTCATCTACATGTGATGTCTCGGCGTATCATGTCACTTGCTATTTCTATTGAAAGAGTTCTTGAAATTACAATATGATTCTCAGCACGATTAGTGCTTCCTCAGTTGTCATTCTCTTGCATCTCATACAGAGGGCTCCGAATTGTTTCGTTTTTCGGTCTGGTGTATGCAGTAAGTTTGTTCCAAAGCGCAGCCAAAATAAGCTCTCTGTTGTATACTTACTTTTACCTGTCTGCGTCATATCTGCTGCTACACATTTACGTGAGTTTACTCTTCTGCCAAGGCTATTTGGCACACAATTATGTCATTATGTTGGCGTGCATTGAGTACACAGCATCAAACATTCAACTTACTGCTTGTTAAAATGACCCAATTAAGTTTGCATTATAATAATGGGACTATATAAAAACCATCTTAAAATATTTTAGGAAGGTGGCTTCAGAAACATTGATTTTATGAATTGAACGGTCCCTGTTTCTTATAAACGTTCCGAAGAGCAATTTCAGGCAATTTCCGATaggtttttattttgtttattgtgtAGAGGACGATAATTCATGCTTAATTGTCATGGCCAATACGAATGCCGCCTACATGTGCCGCGTATCCGAAATTATTCACTATTTTAATGGTTGAAATGAAAGGACTTTTCTATTTTAGTTGTAGTAGTTTTCTATTTTTTTAGGCCTTATCGTCTTTTATTACTGATTGCCAGGTAATCGTAGCTGTATCCGGCAATAGTATGAATAGCGGCGTTGTCCTGCGATGAATTGTGTGACTCCACTACCGTTCTctgttatttatttcattttggtGTAATTGGGCCCATACCCCAAAATGAAAAACACCATCACAGCTTGGTTCAAGCCGTGCAATGTTTCGTAAACTTCGAAATTGTCTCATATTATTTTGCTAAGGTAACGCGCAATCTGCTGTGGTGGCTGCCtgccgatggaggcgaaatgctcgAGGCGCTTGTGCTTAGATTTTATTGCACGTCATGGATGatgttgcacgttaaagaacaccactgGCACAGCAGCAGCCATCCCGCGGACGCTGAAGGCTCTTCCTGCATTGTCTTGGCGCCCCAGTCGCAAACTATCGCGTGGAAAACGGAAAAGTTTCACGCTTTACTCCGCAGTTAAATTTCAACAACAGTTTCCGGGGACCCAGTGACTTGCATAGAAAGTTAACGCAAGATATTGCAGCGGTATAAGACATGCCGCGCGCTTTCCGCGTGACAGGAGCGTATAGATGGAAGGATTGATATGGCTATGGGTTTGGCGCTGTAGCGCCACGGCTTGGCAGTTCTCCACATGAGCATTACGCAGTGGTTGGCGCTTTCGCCACTATCTTTATATACTAGGCTATTTGAGTGACGCGCGTCCGTGGGAAGTGGACGTCACTTCCCGCAGCGCCAGTGGCGCTCGCAGCGTTTTTGCTTGCCGTTTTTCGTCCGGCATCGAGAGTATTTCTCGTCGTCACTTCTTGGGCGCAGTTGTTGCGAGGTTACGCGAGATGATCTGTTGGGCCTCCGTGCTGGAACTCCCACCTCTCGGCGAGTAGTGGTCGGCctagaaaaaagaaacgaaagcgGGCGAGACCAAAACAAACCAACACCGGGCGCGTTCCACATCACGAGCGGTGTGACTGCGTAAGTCTACCCCGCCACAATGTCGGGCCTGGACTCCAATCCGTTCGCGGACCCGCACGCTCCCAGCCCGTTCGCCGATCCGGCCGTCACGCAAGTGACAAGCCGCAGCCAGCAGGCGCAGTCCGGGTTAGGCCTAGAGGACTACAACCCGTTCGCCGAACCGGCGCAACCACGACCACCGACTACCACGAGTCCGCCCCAGTACAGGCCTTCGACGGCGGCTACGCCGGCTGCGGTCGTCCAACCAGCCGTCATGCAAGCCGTCGCGGAACCGCCTCCGGCCTACACGGCGGGCGGTGCTCAGTCGACCACGATCTCCACGGCGGAGCTGCAGAAGCGTCAAGAGGAACTCGAAAAGAAGGCGGCCGAACTGCAAGCCCGGGAAGAGGCCCTCCGCGGCGCGGCTTTCAACGCGCGGGCCAACAACTGGCCTCCGCTGCCGGAAAAGTGCTGCGTGGCGCCCTGCTTCTATCAGGACATCGGGGTCGACATCCCGCTCGAATTCCAGAAGATAGTGCGCACCGTCTACTACTTGTGGATCTTCTACGTGCTCGTGCTGGTGCTCAACTTCCTGGGCGGCCTGGCGATCCTCGTCATGGCGGGCGGCGCCACGCACTTCG
This genomic interval from Rhipicephalus microplus isolate Deutch F79 chromosome 10, USDA_Rmic, whole genome shotgun sequence contains the following:
- the Scamp gene encoding secretory carrier membrane protein translates to MSGLDSNPFADPHAPSPFADPAVTQVTSRSQQAQSGLGLEDYNPFAEPAQPRPPTTTSPPQYRPSTAATPAAVVQPAVMQAVAEPPPAYTAGGAQSTTISTAELQKRQEELEKKAAELQAREEALRGAAFNARANNWPPLPEKCCVAPCFYQDIGVDIPLEFQKIVRTVYYLWIFYVLVLVLNFLGGLAILVMAGGATHFGFSMLYMILFAPLSFLCWFRPLYKAFRSDSSFNFMVFFFVFFVQLIVSVIYAVGIGTTGASGFVVAIDAFSKSIALGIFLTIVATGHAVNAAWSGIMLLRVHRLYRSTGASFAKAQQEFTAGVLRNEHVQGAAANVAAEAARTAVQQNMGSRY